tatttatattctcttatatttcaattatatgaaACCTCTTTACAATGACTGGTCTGCCTATTTTTACTCCAGAAATTGCAAAaggtatttaaatttcacaatttagcatttatattataagtatttttttcaattataataaataaaacgactTTCAGCTGTTTTAACCGATATTCTGACAGCATTGAATACTCCAGAAAATACTCAAAAACTTACAGAAGCTAAAGAAAATTCTGGAAATGAAATGCTGAAAATGATGCAATTTGTTTTTCCAATTGTTGTTCAAATTGAAATGGATGTTATTAAGAACTATGGTTTTTCAGAAAGTAGAGAaggtagaaaataaaatataaatatattttcatttcaaaatgaatacaatttttattataatttattactatttttatttataggtacagttcaatttgtaaaattacttAGAACTCTAGAAAGAGAAGATCCTGAGGTAGCACAATTACATAGTCAAGTTCGATCGTATTTTCTTCCTCCAGTTCTGAACTCTCATATAAATTGTTCAACTGAAGcttctctttaaaatatactttcaatatacaaatattttaatttgtatttttttcctctttataaaacataaaaattatttattataagctATAATCATAGTACTTAATTCATAACTTCATAAttccaaatttataattccaaATGCATTTaagtttttgcaattttaaagcattttataattattttgatatattattattaaaatttattatataaaaaagataatatataaataatataatatacaagggatcttcaaattaaatatttaatcagaaaaattaaaaatttttacatttatttgaataataataatattaataatgataataatataatctactaaaatatataatttcattcataaatgttcattaaattttctctgCACTTACACCAATTCTAAAAACTAAACAATATTCCATTGTTCGCGTAAAAATGAAGTTTGTACATTATatcacataaataaaattataacataaaaaaataaaatattttcattgatatatatatatatatatattattcattgagtatattgaaaaaaatatttgaaaacatataatattaaaatgtcacATTCAATAAATATGACACAGtactttttctataaaaactgTGAATATaagatcattaatatattttcaattttgaattgatttaaattttattatatttttaacttcattTTTACGCGAACATCTGGAGAAATACGCAATTAACTatacaatttcaatcatataagaatatgttgaaaatgcatattaaaacaaaattaattattaatacaacaaagaataatacaatggaattatttaagcaataaaatttacttaacaGAATTTTAATCGTGCAACTCATATCTAATTTACTTAGAATAAGCAGACAAATACAAGTTCCCCTTTGCCAATCAATAAACGTATGAAAttgttttcatatataaaattgtaaaatgcataaatattcttaaaaaggAAATGCTGaagtttatattaagattaaagcgaagtagtttttttaaaagttattaataaatatatattgattaacaaCTACCATCTTAAAGAaatgattcatattttttttttatggaatcaCAATGATGGTCAtaaacgtgaaaaatattcacaatatataaaataataaactcagCAATTTCCTCAGAAACtaagaaataattagtttctaattttaagttttatttagaatattctaCATATTGAAGGAAAAGATTTGACAGTTGGGGAACAATATGCtaacatatttacaatttttttttatataaatcaaggtACAATTGTAAATCGTTTTGCGTATAAAGAAAGCTAATGCACTTCACATTACCCTTTATTTTCATGTTGGTTCATTAAGTTTGACAGTCGAACGAATAAAGACACCGCGTTAAAGaatttctttaagaaatttctagaatatttatagaaaccaACATaagcattatattttaataagtcttCATGAAACAATAAAACGCATCGATTTAtccatttatagaaaaatgcaTATTAATTACGGCTGTGTTTGGTTTTCTTTAGTGCATGAAGCCTATGCATATATCTTCAATTATCCAAACCAAatgcataaaatttcataaataatttaacttgtacatatatatgtacttcaataatattagaagatataattatatgatataaatattttgcagcTATAAACTCCATAACACAATTGTTTCATCTGCAAGTAATCAAGatgttaaacaataaaaaataatgaattagcAAAGACATATATTATTAGCATTTTTCTTGCAAGATGAGTATTAGTCATAAAAGGCATGCCATGAcaccaatatttttatgaatcacAATCAATGCATGTCACATTAAGCGTAaaacataaattgaaaaaccCTGTTCGATATAATTTACTCCTGCAAATCACGACAGTCTCATAATCTCGTTAGCTATAGAAAAgcatgtacataaatataaaataaaagaaataatcgtgatatcaattaatcaattataatctaCAACATAATGAAAATCTTATTCAATAATCTTCTATTACCAATTCAAAAtacacttaaaaaatatattataaatgaaaaaagttcttataaaatttaattatgcttTGGAAgcgtttaaatattcaaaattgaaatattatttcttttttaattttttatttatcatatattaccttctctttttagataatttttccttcatcgttaatatgtaataaaatataaattatataattataacagaCATTAACATTTTCGTATGAATGTTATCAGTTATAGATTTTCAAttacatgtaaaaataaatgttaatgttTACAAATATAGTTATCTATTGCATTATTTATCATCAGTCCAAAAGAATTAAActagttattatattaatattttaagcttCCTTTTGTCATTGATTAAGAAAGGAAACTAAAatgttcataataaatattttactttgattAGATATCATTTGTtatctatttatcattttttatattcaagtaAAACTATTTCGTAACGAGTGAGAAATTTATACCGTACAGGGTTATCgttaaaaatcttgaatacGTTTTAAACCACAGTGCTCTTGATTTTCGACTGACACATTCAACGATTATCACCAAGCTACGAAAGGAACGGATTCGCTGTAGTAGTTGTATTCGCTGCCCAAGGATCTTGTCGAATCTGATTAATTGTAGGACGAGGTGGCGTTGTTGCCGTCGCAAATGGATTTGCCGAATATGACATTGTTGctgtaaatttttgtttacattaatttacattattttataattatagtgattaatattttatatttcatatcatgtatttaattttttaattgtatatcaatattcatataaacaaatcaaaaatataatttataataataataatattaaaaatttatagataacaatttttgcttttagcatatatatttgttttaacaatacttattaaaacttGACTGAAATCTGatgacaaaaatatgaaaacaaatataaaacatattaaactgtaatcgaagaaaaaaaataaaaatttcatttttacaatatatacaatatcatcacaatttttctaatatgtatattattttttgctgAAAATAACAtccatgtaaaatataatgaataaaatgatttcattatcataattaaaccATGCATTCATGCAGTATTGTTGAAAGTACATCTTGAAAGTACTCACGAATTTATTTCCAATGAAATGCTATTTTATAGAcagaatatattacaaataatataacactctttattttcataagattcataatatattcgattaaaattacaattaacctaattataaaaattttattctcttattaAGCGATGATATATGCATACAATGATATATCTATAGATCTatagatttcaatatttcattttttaaaattacgtctttaaattttatatgatgtatgatatagaattatatttgaaataaatagttACCTGCAGGTGTGGGCGTTGTTGATTTGATCGCAGAAGAACTGACAAGATTATCAAGATTAACAAGAGCAGAATTCTCCCCAAGGAACGATTGTGGTGTTTTTTTAACAGCTCCTGTACTAGTGGGAAGAGTTTCAGCTATGCCTCCCAAATCAAATGGATCTGGTGATAGTGTACTTGCtacaattgatttaaaaatataagacattaacataatttataatatataaatataaataaattataaataaatttaattctaataattcattaataaataccaTTATTTGTAGTTTGCAGACTAGATCCAGGTTTATTTCTGTTAGTAATTACATCGAATTCATCTAAATCGCTTAGTGGACTGGCTACAGAATTGTTTTGATTTCCGATAGGGAAATTGTTAAGACTAGGACCAGTTCCATTGAAGTCATTATTAGTTGTATTGAATGTAGCACTTGAAGTCGTAGGCAAATTAAAACCTATATTTTGCGGCGATTGTGCCGCAAAACCAATATTTTGTGTTAAGGTAGAATTGTTAAAAGATGGAGAAGCAGATGTCATACCATCTCGGCTAGCCTAAAtgaattatgcatatataaataatcataataaaattaatttaaaaaaaataaatatcttacttgttttttatttgtatcaacTTCAGTAGTGATAGCAGTAGCACTAGTAGAAGGTATTGGTGACCATGGATCTGTACTAGGTGAAGTTGTAACTGTTACAGGCGATGAAGGAGGTACTCGCCATGAATCAATTGTAGCagctgaaattaataataaattaattatgaagccactagagaaaataaattgtaaaatcgcTTAGTTTatgatcaaattaatttttttaaacaaattttacttGATCTTTGTGGTACGGGAGTCCATGGGTCTATTGCAGGTGATGTAGTACTTGTTGTAGGAACACTCCATGGATCATTTTGTggctatataataaataaaaatatataaattttatacaaatttcttctacttttaataagtttttatattgtagtttatgaacataatatttaataattatattcaaacataccttatataaataaaattgagataaatCCAAAGACTATTATGTAACATGCAAAAGGTACATAATGCAACATTTATCATGCAATAAgcaaattagaaaaacttaattaaatttaaaataacatactTGAGGTCTGGGTGGAGGTGGTGTTATTGGTATACCCCAAGGATcagtttttacattatatccaCATGCTTCTTCTAAATTTACATCCAGCAAATCTAGCATATGACTTTGTTTCTCAGTTTGAGGTGctctgaaattaatttttttggataaaaacaaaaaatagactatatgataattagaaaaaaattaaaccttatataatttatactaacTTAAAATCTTGTTGACTTTGACTAAGAGCTAATTGTAATCTGACATCATCACTACGTCTTCTTTGTTCTTCTTGTTCTGCTTCTTCTCTTGACATTGCCAAAGCTAATTGTAACTGTAGTTCTTCCTCGCCTACTGTCTGTGGTCTTGCAGCTTCCAATTCAgctaaaaagtatataaattatatatgtatttataattattatattattaaatttatattattaaatataacaacacatgtaaaaattaatattaatagcaaaaaattatgacatataaacatttaaattaaagtatttacTCGTACGTCTAGTAGTAGTTTCAGATCCTAAGCGACATGGTTCCCAATCTTGAAACTAAACagcaaaatattttgcttttaaaaaattttctattattgaattttttgatcttcaaattaatatatacttacatcACTGCTTACAGGTGACATAGTATCTAATCCATCACTACCAAATCCACTAACTGATTGTGCAAATCTTTCTTTTGCTTTCAATGCTCTAGCTCTTTCATTTCGTAATCTTTCATCATCTTTTAATAAGGCCACAAGTTGTTTTGCTTTTTCTCTAACATTAACTCCTTGATCTTTAGATCCTTCCATATActgaaaatctaaataaagaggatttaaaaaatatacatatagtgATAATAGATAtaggatataaatattttatattaaattttaaaacttttaaaaattttaaaaatagtaaaatctaaaatataaaaatatttacctttTAATGTTTGAatggcaaaaatattttctttacattgTTGTGCAACTTTTTCTGTGCCTGTTTTGATGAGATATTCTAGAAGAACTAAGGCTTTGTATACGTGTCGCCAATTTTTGCCATGATCATTTAATCTTTTCCATAACATTTGCATAATCTCAGTGAAAGCCACaacattatatgttaaatcAGCAATTTCTGCCATAAGTGTACTGCTTGGACCCCAAGGATCATTACTAGTGGCTTTACGTACagctttctatatatataataagcattttgttttaatatgtatattatgatagtaataaataactgtctaataacaaattattattttaattacctgAGCATTGCTATAATTATGGGCAAGATTAACAATATCTCGCCTAATACCTGCTAAATTCACTTGCATGACGTCTTGGCCTTGTCTTCTCATCTAAAAGATTTtcactatatattataagcaGGTAGtaacattcatattttttcaataagccCATACTTATTATCATATACATTCACATTTATATCTgctaaatatgatatatattaaaaattttcaatataataaaaatataatataatatatataaattttattatattatattcaaaagtcatttttatattgaattgataataaatatgggTAATTATTTGATACCAAAGCCATGCGACTAAATATgcattagtaaaaaaaaaacagaaaattattttacaatattactcTACTTTTAccaaattaacatattattactACTTTCTACTTGGTTAGTAAGATGAATGAAAGTAGCTGAAGTAAAAGTatgattgatatataaaagtgAAGAAATCCTTCTTAGTGGtgcttttattttagatatattattgcataatttgcaaattatatatgaaacaaaatactataaaataatgcaacatgataaattatattttataagtacatAAAGCTCTAAagcagattaatttttttgagatgtgcctataaatatataattaagatatgtATTTAAGATAAAAGGTTTCAACTAAATctgtatcattttatatatattatatataaatattcatatatattaaataatatttatattatcataatatctttcctaaaaaatagttatcataatttttatcatttataaaactttttaagaaacattaaaaatattttttataataaatttaacattaatgattttttttaaataatttgatgcaATACTGACTTGCATAATGTGCAGAACTtatcattattacataattttgcaaaaaataaaacatgaatgattttaattatgtgcaaaaattgtattactAAACACTATAacttttgtatctttttatatatacaggatgttatatatgtgattatatataacatttttaaattataaaaatatgttaaactttaaataagattatgcATTTTAGGaagttttatcttttatataataatttattttttatttctttttaaggtTGAAAGCAAGTAATCTTTATCAACACcctgtatattattattaatgtagtTTGCAAAACATTTATCTACATTATTTGTTCTTTGaacattttctaataatataattgattagtaAAGTTATAACAATTGTTATTTTGTTAACTGTGGtcagttaataaaatttaccttCTGCATAGCCATTGTTGGCATATGAAATATGGCTCGGGTCGTTGATGAAGCTACTTCTTGTCCACAAATATAGAAAACTCCCAAACACTTTTTGAATCACAACAAAATCCTAGACTATTACAtagtacaataaataaataagaaatatttgttacatttaCCTGTCAATGATGAATAagttcttatttaatatacaaatgataatataattaaattaagaatattttaagtgaatattcaatgatatattaattattatgcaaataaatattgcacaGAATACtgcattctttatttttctaatgcaatatatattaaaaacttataaatctaaattaaaaatatatattacagtttaatatataatactatgttataaattttgttctttacacaaatatcatattcaaaaattgctTATAAACTAAATAGGCACAACTCATATTGgttgatatacaaaatatatttttttttagctttaaatggtttttttttaagttctatatacaggatatatatatatagctgaAGTGTTACAGAAATATTgacaataataacattttactctataaatatttaacattgctattattataataataatataaaagaataataatatatatataataaaagattactttaaaagaaataaatatcttttgaagAGGAAAatgttactatatttataagatactataccatatattaaaatatttcattttataaaaagcaattttatgaaaaaaaaaaaaaatataagagtaAGAATTTATGAACTTACTCAATTCCTTTAAAGACAAAtgcaattatgaaaaaatattactctaaattaatcaaaattaaataaaaacttatatttgcatggttttatatctaaaactttaatattttatttatatctattctttaattattctttaatttactctaaaattttcatttatttattaaattaaatatttattaaattaaataacccatgcttttttgaagaaattagaCTTGCAGTTTTTGTgcaatattagtaatatttattaaattattttgaaaatatgaagtatatattttgttaataatagaaattttctttttatttctttttttttctattttttaataataatttttacaagctttttaataaaagaaatttaaaaagtataaaataaagaagaatattcttatattaaaagaaagaaagaatttaaaccaaactacttaaaaaaaaaaaaataggctGCATgcaataatgaaaagaaataaaattacttacatTGATACAatggaaaattcaaatttttcttcaaaaagcCTTGTTAATAAactgaaaaatgaagaaagtttttatcttcttaaatatcactatattttactttatcattatattttatcttatcattatatatatacaatatagatttctataaagaaaataaaaacaatatgtttaaaaattttatgtaatatcagaatgatttttcaattcaaatttaaaatttaaatataattagttaattatatatattaaaagaattttatattgtatatacttAGGATTATCATTATATGGTTTCTTTAagatagttaatatatattgtgtcTAATAATGACCGTGAAACtattgatttctatttttatcttcataatttgttaataaatttagacaaataataacaaatcttattaaataagaaataaaatacaaaaatacaaaataaaaaaatatgatattacaactaaaatatcattaatataataataacaatttcttataaattaaacttagaCAATTGGCATAATAgctgaatatattattattttttatttaaatgtaaaagatttcttatatgtcatataaaaaaaaactcattaatgtattcttttttatattatttgaaattttaaataaacagatATTGATACACATATGtgtattaatgtataaaaatgataattatatattacacaaatattaaattaaatttttctgatagatttataaatgaaatatgtatacTACAGCtatcttttaaatacaactaatataatagatatacgtACATTGGTTTAGGTGCAAGGCTAATCCATGAAAATGCGTGATATGTCAATTTCGAAACTATCTATACTTTCTCATGCTCG
The sequence above is drawn from the Apis cerana isolate GH-2021 linkage group LG11, AcerK_1.0, whole genome shotgun sequence genome and encodes:
- the LOC107997227 gene encoding epsin-2 isoform X5; this translates as MPTMAMQKMRRQGQDVMQVNLAGIRRDIVNLAHNYSNAQKAVRKATSNDPWGPSSTLMAEIADLTYNVVAFTEIMQMLWKRLNDHGKNWRHVYKALVLLEYLIKTGTEKVAQQCKENIFAIQTLKDFQYMEGSKDQGVNVREKAKQLVALLKDDERLRNERARALKAKERFAQSVSGFGSDGLDTMSPVSSDFQDWEPCRLGSETTTRRTTELEAARPQTVGEEELQLQLALAMSREEAEQEEQRRRSDDVRLQLALSQSQQDFKAPQTEKQSHMLDLLDVNLEEACGYNVKTDPWGIPITPPPPRPQSLDLSQFYLYKPQNDPWSVPTTSTTSPAIDPWTPVPQRSTATIDSWRVPPSSPVTVTTSPSTDPWSPIPSTSATAITTEVDTNKKQASRDGMTSASPSFNNSTLTQNIGFNLPTTSSATFNTTNNDFNGTGPSLNNFPIGNQNNSVASPLSDLDEFDVITNRNKPGSSLQTTNNASTLSPDPFDLGGIAETLPTSTGAVKKTPQSFLGENSALVNLDNLVSSSAIKSTTPTPAATMSYSANPFATATTPPRPTINQIRQDPWAANTTTTANPFLS
- the LOC107997227 gene encoding epsin-2 isoform X3, with amino-acid sequence MRRQGQDVMQVNLAGIRRDIVNLAHNYSNAQKAVRKATSNDPWGPSSTLMAEIADLTYNVVAFTEIMQMLWKRLNDHGKNWRHVYKALVLLEYLIKTGTEKVAQQCKENIFAIQTLKDFQYMEGSKDQGVNVREKAKQLVALLKDDERLRNERARALKAKERFAQSVSGFGSDGLDTMSPVSSDFQDWEPCRLGSETTTRRTTELEAARPQTVGEEELQLQLALAMSREEAEQEEQRRRSDDVRLQLALSQSQQDFKAPQTEKQSHMLDLLDVNLEEACGYNVKTDPWGIPITPPPPRPQSLDLSQFYLYKPQNDPWSVPTTSTTSPAIDPWTPVPQRSTATIDSWRVPPSSPVTVTTSPSTDPWSPIPSTSATAITTEVDTNKKQASRDGMTSASPSFNNSTLTQNIGFAAQSPQNIGFNLPTTSSATFNTTNNDFNGTGPSLNNFPIGNQNNSVASPLSDLDEFDVITNRNKPGSSLQTTNNASTLSPDPFDLGGIAETLPTSTGAVKKTPQSFLGENSALVNLDNLVSSSAIKSTTPTPAATMSYSANPFATATTPPRPTINQIRQDPWAANTTTTANPFLS
- the LOC107997227 gene encoding epsin-2 isoform X2, translated to MPTMAMQKMRRQGQDVMQVNLAGIRRDIVNLAHNYSNAQKAVRKATSNDPWGPSSTLMAEIADLTYNVVAFTEIMQMLWKRLNDHGKNWRHVYKALVLLEYLIKTGTEKVAQQCKENIFAIQTLKDFQYMEGSKDQGVNVREKAKQLVALLKDDERLRNERARALKAKERFAQSVSGFGSDGLDTMSPVSSDFQDWEPCRLGSETTTRPELEAARPQTVGEEELQLQLALAMSREEAEQEEQRRRSDDVRLQLALSQSQQDFKAPQTEKQSHMLDLLDVNLEEACGYNVKTDPWGIPITPPPPRPQSLDLSQFYLYKPQNDPWSVPTTSTTSPAIDPWTPVPQRSTATIDSWRVPPSSPVTVTTSPSTDPWSPIPSTSATAITTEVDTNKKQASRDGMTSASPSFNNSTLTQNIGFAAQSPQNIGFNLPTTSSATFNTTNNDFNGTGPSLNNFPIGNQNNSVASPLSDLDEFDVITNRNKPGSSLQTTNNASTLSPDPFDLGGIAETLPTSTGAVKKTPQSFLGENSALVNLDNLVSSSAIKSTTPTPAATMSYSANPFATATTPPRPTINQIRQDPWAANTTTTANPFLS
- the LOC107997227 gene encoding epsin-2 isoform X1, with product MPTMAMQKMRRQGQDVMQVNLAGIRRDIVNLAHNYSNAQKAVRKATSNDPWGPSSTLMAEIADLTYNVVAFTEIMQMLWKRLNDHGKNWRHVYKALVLLEYLIKTGTEKVAQQCKENIFAIQTLKDFQYMEGSKDQGVNVREKAKQLVALLKDDERLRNERARALKAKERFAQSVSGFGSDGLDTMSPVSSDFQDWEPCRLGSETTTRRTTELEAARPQTVGEEELQLQLALAMSREEAEQEEQRRRSDDVRLQLALSQSQQDFKAPQTEKQSHMLDLLDVNLEEACGYNVKTDPWGIPITPPPPRPQSLDLSQFYLYKPQNDPWSVPTTSTTSPAIDPWTPVPQRSTATIDSWRVPPSSPVTVTTSPSTDPWSPIPSTSATAITTEVDTNKKQASRDGMTSASPSFNNSTLTQNIGFAAQSPQNIGFNLPTTSSATFNTTNNDFNGTGPSLNNFPIGNQNNSVASPLSDLDEFDVITNRNKPGSSLQTTNNASTLSPDPFDLGGIAETLPTSTGAVKKTPQSFLGENSALVNLDNLVSSSAIKSTTPTPAATMSYSANPFATATTPPRPTINQIRQDPWAANTTTTANPFLS
- the LOC107997227 gene encoding epsin-2 isoform X7, with amino-acid sequence MPTMAMQKMRRQGQDVMQVNLAGIRRDIVNLAHNYSNAQKAVRKATSNDPWGPSSTLMAEIADLTYNVVAFTEIMQMLWKRLNDHGKNWRHVYKALVLLEYLIKTGTEKVAQQCKENIFAIQTLKDFQYMEGSKDQGVNVREKAKQLVALLKDDERLRNERARALKAKERFAQSVSGFGSDGLDTMSPVSSDFQDWEPCRLGSETTTRPELEAARPQTVGEEELQLQLALAMSREEAEQEEQRRRSDDVRLQLALSQSQQDFKAPQTEKQSHMLDLLDVNLEEACGYNVKTDPWGIPITPPPPRPQPQNDPWSVPTTSTTSPAIDPWTPVPQRSTATIDSWRVPPSSPVTVTTSPSTDPWSPIPSTSATAITTEVDTNKKQASRDGMTSASPSFNNSTLTQNIGFAAQSPQNIGFNLPTTSSATFNTTNNDFNGTGPSLNNFPIGNQNNSVASPLSDLDEFDVITNRNKPGSSLQTTNNASTLSPDPFDLGGIAETLPTSTGAVKKTPQSFLGENSALVNLDNLVSSSAIKSTTPTPAATMSYSANPFATATTPPRPTINQIRQDPWAANTTTTANPFLS
- the LOC107997227 gene encoding epsin-2 isoform X6 translates to MPTMAMQKMRRQGQDVMQVNLAGIRRDIVNLAHNYSNAQKAVRKATSNDPWGPSSTLMAEIADLTYNVVAFTEIMQMLWKRLNDHGKNWRHVYKALVLLEYLIKTGTEKVAQQCKENIFAIQTLKDFQYMEGSKDQGVNVREKAKQLVALLKDDERLRNERARALKAKERFAQSVSGFGSDGLDTMSPVSSDFQDWEPCRLGSETTTRRTTELEAARPQTVGEEELQLQLALAMSREEAEQEEQRRRSDDVRLQLALSQSQQDFKAPQTEKQSHMLDLLDVNLEEACGYNVKTDPWGIPITPPPPRPQPQNDPWSVPTTSTTSPAIDPWTPVPQRSTATIDSWRVPPSSPVTVTTSPSTDPWSPIPSTSATAITTEVDTNKKQASRDGMTSASPSFNNSTLTQNIGFAAQSPQNIGFNLPTTSSATFNTTNNDFNGTGPSLNNFPIGNQNNSVASPLSDLDEFDVITNRNKPGSSLQTTNNASTLSPDPFDLGGIAETLPTSTGAVKKTPQSFLGENSALVNLDNLVSSSAIKSTTPTPAATMSYSANPFATATTPPRPTINQIRQDPWAANTTTTANPFLS
- the LOC107997227 gene encoding epsin-2 isoform X4, which gives rise to MRRQGQDVMQVNLAGIRRDIVNLAHNYSNAQKAVRKATSNDPWGPSSTLMAEIADLTYNVVAFTEIMQMLWKRLNDHGKNWRHVYKALVLLEYLIKTGTEKVAQQCKENIFAIQTLKDFQYMEGSKDQGVNVREKAKQLVALLKDDERLRNERARALKAKERFAQSVSGFGSDGLDTMSPVSSDFQDWEPCRLGSETTTRPELEAARPQTVGEEELQLQLALAMSREEAEQEEQRRRSDDVRLQLALSQSQQDFKAPQTEKQSHMLDLLDVNLEEACGYNVKTDPWGIPITPPPPRPQSLDLSQFYLYKPQNDPWSVPTTSTTSPAIDPWTPVPQRSTATIDSWRVPPSSPVTVTTSPSTDPWSPIPSTSATAITTEVDTNKKQASRDGMTSASPSFNNSTLTQNIGFAAQSPQNIGFNLPTTSSATFNTTNNDFNGTGPSLNNFPIGNQNNSVASPLSDLDEFDVITNRNKPGSSLQTTNNASTLSPDPFDLGGIAETLPTSTGAVKKTPQSFLGENSALVNLDNLVSSSAIKSTTPTPAATMSYSANPFATATTPPRPTINQIRQDPWAANTTTTANPFLS
- the LOC107997227 gene encoding epsin-2 isoform X8, whose translation is MRRQGQDVMQVNLAGIRRDIVNLAHNYSNAQKAVRKATSNDPWGPSSTLMAEIADLTYNVVAFTEIMQMLWKRLNDHGKNWRHVYKALVLLEYLIKTGTEKVAQQCKENIFAIQTLKDFQYMEGSKDQGVNVREKAKQLVALLKDDERLRNERARALKAKERFAQSVSGFGSDGLDTMSPVSSDFQDWEPCRLGSETTTRRTTELEAARPQTVGEEELQLQLALAMSREEAEQEEQRRRSDDVRLQLALSQSQQDFKAPQTEKQSHMLDLLDVNLEEACGYNVKTDPWGIPITPPPPRPQPQNDPWSVPTTSTTSPAIDPWTPVPQRSTATIDSWRVPPSSPVTVTTSPSTDPWSPIPSTSATAITTEVDTNKKQASRDGMTSASPSFNNSTLTQNIGFAAQSPQNIGFNLPTTSSATFNTTNNDFNGTGPSLNNFPIGNQNNSVASPLSDLDEFDVITNRNKPGSSLQTTNNASTLSPDPFDLGGIAETLPTSTGAVKKTPQSFLGENSALVNLDNLVSSSAIKSTTPTPAATMSYSANPFATATTPPRPTINQIRQDPWAANTTTTANPFLS
- the LOC107997227 gene encoding epsin-2 isoform X9 codes for the protein MRRQGQDVMQVNLAGIRRDIVNLAHNYSNAQKAVRKATSNDPWGPSSTLMAEIADLTYNVVAFTEIMQMLWKRLNDHGKNWRHVYKALVLLEYLIKTGTEKVAQQCKENIFAIQTLKDFQYMEGSKDQGVNVREKAKQLVALLKDDERLRNERARALKAKERFAQSVSGFGSDGLDTMSPVSSDFQDWEPCRLGSETTTRPELEAARPQTVGEEELQLQLALAMSREEAEQEEQRRRSDDVRLQLALSQSQQDFKAPQTEKQSHMLDLLDVNLEEACGYNVKTDPWGIPITPPPPRPQPQNDPWSVPTTSTTSPAIDPWTPVPQRSTATIDSWRVPPSSPVTVTTSPSTDPWSPIPSTSATAITTEVDTNKKQASRDGMTSASPSFNNSTLTQNIGFAAQSPQNIGFNLPTTSSATFNTTNNDFNGTGPSLNNFPIGNQNNSVASPLSDLDEFDVITNRNKPGSSLQTTNNASTLSPDPFDLGGIAETLPTSTGAVKKTPQSFLGENSALVNLDNLVSSSAIKSTTPTPAATMSYSANPFATATTPPRPTINQIRQDPWAANTTTTANPFLS